One segment of Cataglyphis hispanica isolate Lineage 1 chromosome 23, ULB_Chis1_1.0, whole genome shotgun sequence DNA contains the following:
- the LOC126857940 gene encoding phospholipase B1, membrane-associated-like → MRVQIIYLCLAIVGFHTSDCMTFMDFLYSILQAGKKKIDANGISYPMLGSNVRRQPIIPDNISFPCNVRSGRSLSIPDNVHRLRPGDIDVIGGLGDSLVAGNGAMEEFATGAFIEARGVSWCAGGQGNWRQFLTLPNILKIFNPKLTGYSTGTGEFHSTSAKLNIAFPVAATEDALQQAKILVQRIKSDPKINVKKHWKLITILFGANDICSAQCYSPQQFSPMRYALQLRKVLDYLRMTLPRTLVNLIPAIDVTVSIRVKQSVMCKILHPLYCSCMHIGNRPEIVASNMSRLYQQAAETLISSGRYDKSPEFTVVLQPFTKLFNAPNADPNHAPLIDSTLVTYDCFHFSQKGHALGANLLWNNMLEPVGNKTENGLPKILERVLCPTKSAPYIFTNVNSHFFRMTGRQDEIVPR, encoded by the exons ATGCGAgttcaaataatttacttatgtCTGGCCATTGTTGGCTTTCATACGAGCGATTGCATGACCTTCATGGATTTCTTGTACAGTATACTTCAAGCAGGCAAG aaaaaaattgatgcaaaTGGAATTTCATATCCTATGCTAGGCAGCAACGTACGAAGACAACCAATAATCCCCGATAATATTTCGTTTCCTTGTAACGTGCGTTCTGGCAG ATCCTTATCAATACCAGATAACGTTCATCGATTAAGACCAGGCGACATTGATGTGATCGGTGGTCTTGGCGATTCCTTAGTCGCCGGCAACGGCGCTATGGAAGAGTTTGCTACAGGAGCCTTCATCGAGGCACGCGGGGTCAGTTGGTGCGCCGGAGGCCAGGGCAATTGGAGGCAGTTTCTCACGCTTCCTAACATTTTGAAG ATATTTAATCCGAAATTAACCGGATATTCTACCGGCACGGGTGAGTTTCATTCAACCTCGGCGAAACTAAACATTGCCTTCCCAGTTGCTGCTACGGAGGACGCGTTACAGCAAGCGAAAATCTTAGTGCAGAGAATCAAGAGCGATccgaaaataaatgtgaagaaACATTGGAAG CTTATTACAATCTTATTTGGAGCTAATGATATTTGCTCAGCGCAATGTTACAGTCCGCAACAGTTCTCGCCAATGCGTTACGCCTTGCAGTTACGAAAAGTGCTTGATTACTTAAGGATGACGCTTCCTCGCACGTTGGTCAATCTAATCCCAGCCATAg atgtcACGGTTTCAATTAGAGTAAAGCAAAGTGTCATGTGCAAGATATTGCATCCTCTTTATTGCTCCTGTATGCACATAGGTAATCGACCGGAAATTGTCGCGTCGAATATGTCACGACTCTATCAGCAGGCCGCCGAAACTTTAATATCTTCAGGAAG gTACGATAAATCACCGGAGTTCACTGTGGTATTACAACCATTTACTAAATTATTCAATGCACCTAACGCAGATCCTAATCATGCACCGCTTATCGATTCTACTTTGGTCACATACGACTGTTTCCACTTTAGTCAAAAAGGACATGCGCttg GTGCCAATCTTTTATGGAATAATATGTTGGAACCGGTCGGAAACAAAACGGAAAATGGGTTACCTAAGATACTGGAAAGAGTACTCTGTCCTACAAAAAGTGCACCCTACATCTTTACGAACGTTAATTCGCACTTTTTCCGAATGACCGGCAGGCAAGATGAAATTGTGCCCAGATAA